gttttttctgtatttgcggtttcctcgttaacaaaatttttggtgtctgtgttatttattttacgcattatatttgtttatataattgaaatatcacgggttcaatcaattgtgaatccaacctttggttgttgattaaattgattgacacttggatattgatttttgataccgtcgaagttatttcttatattcaatcgggatcgcaaattgctatttgttgattgcagtttgaattaagaaattgagatataactctttgatatacttttcttaagattgagtatgactgtctagttgattctcttgaaagtatattggagttagtccatacagattgctaagcgaaatattgggtgtggttgttagacccccgcttttcattatctaaaatggtatgtgaaaccttcgtgcttaattcttataggttgtacaagtcttatggatttgtaagatccttctGATTTGtccttttatttgctcgtacctttgtcattttgtgacaaaaaggggaataaatatatggagtaaacaagtgatttttaatcactaggaaaggatatATGTGCTTAAACCTTATATCTaaagaaagagtaaagcatagactaaggggtgAAACATGTCATCATgatgtgtagtatttcatactacaaaaggggaataacaaagatgttcggattgaatatttacctaactttcctttagggggagtaaaatcttttgttattcaaatgtcaacattgacatttatttttgaatatatgcaggttattgtgttgttgaaacttggaatcaagcgtatgaagaatgagataTCTTGTAATtcatttatctccatatgtaatagagttttgtcactaaaattgacaaaggtggagattgttagagcatagctcggttgaaacccaccaagcattggtatgtcaagtttggttgtcatattttagtatcaaaactcatctagagtcgcttgattaaatactaaagTCAATTTCGTTTAAGTTAGACgggaaagtctaggaatgttgagactacaagtattactctgaagacccgaagaatgtgaagaattaaCGACTACAACGAGGATATCATCCTttcgcttgaggttagtaatatggacttgatcttgttttcattcctaacgtatagtcggattatattgaaaacataacatgtgaagctgtatatataatactctagtgatcagacttggtcatatcattatgattaaagtgtcaaggaacttatttaattacgaagtataaacgcttatcttttggaacttcgtaaatacgacatcaacataatctttgtatttagttacttgattatgtataAGATATATGCATGATTTCACCccaagaaacaatgttttataacatttgtttaaaagaAAGTGCATAtagaacttgtttcataatcgaaaggaaatcatgattggtcaggttctttattgaatatcttttgaatgaccaatataagatgacaaggtagaacctatcttaacttgtttatatttgaggtataaccggtcatagcctatactgtgtagcatgttgtaatcgatcacaagctattttgtgaagcatggtgtaaccagttacaagctacattgggaagttagttgtagtcagtcacaagctaccttttggAAGCACGGTTtaatcgatcacaagctaatttgggaagttagttataatcggtcacaagttactttgggaaccaaggtgtaaccgatcacaagctaactcgggaagtaaggtgtaacgatcacaagctacctctgggaagcaaggtgtaaccggtcacaacctagtttgggaagcatggtataaccgatcacaacttacattgtgagtcatggtagaaccgatgcaaggagcaaaaccgaatttccaatattcacatatctctttatgttttatgtgaagcttggaattagggtttgccgagaaacttctagatgtcgacattatttgaacatgtatataAATATTATCATTAattgtccaaagatattccttgaaacTCAAGGTGATCTCATACCTTAAAATTGAAAAgcattgaattatgattttcataatatatgttttaattaccagcaattaaagcataaccTCCGGGAAATATTAgcagttaatgtgctagactaataatagaagttttctaagggAGTTTTCGGAAGtatggtttggtaattaattggaaataagaaaaccgaaattaggtactttaatgttaatatcttgagaatattttcggttttggaatttccttgttgtccaaacaatctTGGTCTATAAGTACTTGAGCttccatttcttgcaaactatcctaatagCCGGGCAAACTTCATTCTTATTATTTCTGTTGGATCCGTccattcggagaggaaagtaccataattaggagaaatctctcacgaccactcgtttaaagacttctgtgggatcaagaagttgTACGAGTATTGTTGGTAGGAAACTAAATAatttcattgttattttagttttcggttattgatttgattgactaatggttgttgaaatttgattgcacctagtttgttagttcttgagaaccttctcttctgaatcactcgaactagatcaaagtatcgacggaatatttagaaccattttcggatctaaagacatcttgtgataatccattgttaacagactttgtacTGTGTGTGATTGACCACAAGAGGATTCATGTTGTGTTgggaaggttattattgaagacaaacgaaaactttgaagacgacgaagtttttcttattagttttcgtatcttgtgaaatttgtgcacaaaccttgatcggtcgggatccaactaaaatcttgtttatctttgataactTGATTGGCTAGTTGCGTGAGATCCACATCAccttatagttactctttgagttctgTATTTATTGATTGCAGATCTAGAatttggttatttcggtaatcaaagtttaggttgatctaaccagacaaaggagtttattagtgaaaaagtgggggtctaacaaccacgcccaataattcgcttggaaatctgagaggacgtactccaatacactttctagagaatcaacaagactgtcagactcaatctagataataatatatcaaagagtttaatatctctaactcttaaatcaatccgcaatcagcaaatagaaatctacgagcccgattgaatataagaggagttaacttgaacggtaccaaagaccaatattcaagtgtcaatcaatgtaaatcaacaaccaaaaattggatattctaatcgatttctcttaacgcacaacctgtgatatctcaattatataacaaaatataatgcgtaaaagaaataacacagacaccaaaattttgttaacgaggaaaccgtaaatgcagaaaaccctgggacctagtccagattgagtaccatactgtattaagccgctacagacactagcctactaccattgaacttcggactggactgtagttgaaccctaatcaatctcacactgattcaaggtacagttgcgctccttagttCTCTGATctcaacaggatactacacacttgattcccttagttaatctcacccacaaccaagagttgctacgacccaaagtcgaaaacttgataaacaaatctgtctcatacagaaaagtctataggattgaataaatttgtctctcacagaaatacccaatagtttttgtttcgtcttttgataaatcaaggtgaacaggtcccaattgataaaacagacttatattcccgaagaacagcttagtattatcaatcacctcagaataatctaaatcgtatgatggcgaaactagatattttggaatcacaaacgatgagacgaagatgtttgtgatcacgttttatcttgcctatcggagaaattaatctcgagcaaatcttagagaagataatactcaaacgatagaatcgggcaagatcagataacgtaactacaagagaaataattgggtctggcttcacaatcccaatgaagtctttcaagtcgttaacctacaaggtttaggaaaacctacaCAACACCAAATGCGCCTAATTGTAACGTTTTATAGGTGTTACAAAGACCTTCAGTAACACCGAATAAACGTTACTGTTGAGGATGTGGCAGATTTTCTGTCACAGTTTCCAGATGTTACAAATTTGGTCAGTAACTTTTTTACATCTGTCACCATCTGTCACAGATGGTGACACGTCTCCACAATCTGTCACACAGAAGCACTGTTACTACATATTTCTCTTGTAACACAGAAATACTGTTCCAAAATTAGGCCTTTGGATGTTACTGAAATCACATATATATCAGGTTATCTATCACCATCTGCAGCTGATACAGTTCTCAAACATCACACCCAAGGCATGTATCTGTGTTTCTGATGTTCGCCACAGCAAATTAAAAGATAAAAAGCACTATATTTCTCATAATATCATTACTTATATGCTTTTGAAACAAGCAAAGAGTCGAACATATAAAGATTGGATCATTTCTTTCTTTACAAATACAAGAAGACGAAACTAAATTTGTTATTAGTGTCAATGTATCCTTTAGTCGCCCATCCTTTTTGATGGGTTTTGCGAGAAGCTTAAACTTGTACGTCCTCCCTGACATGTAAAGCTTGGCAAATACCGTGTTGGACTTGAAGACATCTACACCATATTTATTGTCTGAAGACGATTACTTCTATGGACTTACAGCCTGGCAATACCGTGTTGGACTTGCAAATAATTATAGGTCCGATCACGCAGAATTGGATTACCCGTCTCAACAGTAGTATTATTCAGGACTACCTGCAATGGTGCAATTGAAAATGCAGGAGCATCAATAACAAGGATACACATATTGACGCATCCAGCATCGAAGCAACAAACCTAAATCATTCTTGTGGGCCTTTTGTTGGATTCTTCATAAACAATTTAATAGTGCCTGTATGCAAATGTAACTAAACCAGAGCAGGATCTTCTGGGAATCTCTCCAAGAAACCTATCACAGAGATTATTAGCGTTGTCAATTCGTTCTGCGTATTTCATAAATTATCCTGATCAAGAATGTCAGCAGAAACAAAATTACAAACATATactaaaaaataaaaactgaGACTCAACACTAGACATTGAACGTTAACTTTAGAAGTACCTTTGCTTTCAGGTGTCTAATTAATCCCTCGTAAAGTATTGCAATGATGGATTGATAGCTACAGGAAAATAGGACTCCGATAAGCATTTAGTATTCTGATTTGTTAATTATATAAACTTTGTGTTACAGTAACTTACGTGTTATGGATCACAGATCCACATGCACTGGCCTGCCGAGAAGATGAACCATAACAATTAAAGAAACCCAGAAGAAAAGCCATATAGAAAATGGGTATAGTTCTTACCTGCATATGAAACCCAGATGCACATGCACTAGCCTCATGAAAGACAGTTTATTCATGTGCTCCAAAAATATCTCATTGATTTGGTTGCTCCTGAGAAGAGAATTTACGGCCAGTTTATGAATCTGCATCACGACAGTAATGACATTAGATATTATGGATCACAGAAGCTTAAAAAGAAACACGTCATCTGCTTTCTTAAAAATAACTCCTTTAACTCCACGGAGACTTTTCGATAGAGAAACCACATGATAAGTAAGAACCGGATGACTGATTTGTAAGGATAAACCACAAATATGAAATATGATATTATGCAAGAGCTgaggggaaaatgaaaaatgTTGCGAGCCTCAACAGGAAAAATAGTTGCATGCATCCAAAACAAATGACAAAAAAAGGGAAACAACCATCACAgttttcttcaccttcttctggAGGTTCACAGAACCGATCAATTTTCCTAATGTCGGTAAGTTTCACCCCATAAACACAAAAAAGCCCTCCATGAACTATGAAAACCTTCCCATTCAAGACATGTGCTAAGGGTAGACAACAGAACACTTCGGCAAAGAGTTCAATAAAAGCCTCACTCATCTTTGATTTCACCTCACCTTCAAAACCATAAATCTTGTTCATGTTCTTGCTCTCATGGTTACCTCTAGCTAGATGAATTCCTGAAATtaacaaaaagacaaaaaacaaacaacagtCTATACCATGGATGCGAGCCAAATTACTTAATAACCAAAAGAGttttcttagaaattgaccaGCCGAGGACCTAAATTATCAGGTACGCATGAAATTTTGGTGAAGCATGAAATTTCCTACCATGCTCTACAAAAATCGCAGAGTTTCTATCTTTAAATAAAAGAACAATTACCTGACGGAAACATACACTTGAACGCAAATAGTGTAAGAATGACCTCAAGAGAAAAGGATCCTTTATCAACGAAGTCACCATTAAATAAGTATGGATTATCTTCTGAAGGGAGACCATTGAGCTCAAATATGTTCAACAGATCATAAAACTACATGTTCGACCAAAGATAAGAGTTAAACCTCCTGGGAATCTAAGATGATACATGCAAGTGAGTTCATATTTTTGTCATGACTGACCATCCAGGTAATCTCAATTTATATTATAACTATTCTGAAGGAACAGTTCTATATTAGAGTAAATGTGTTGGGGCCTTCTCAAATCGGAAATCTTGGATCACCATAAACTGAACACTTAATTTCAAGTAAGAATCTCAGGCTACATTGATGTTCGGTACAGAAACATAAAAATATGTGCTTGAAAGTTAAATGCAAAAGGGCAAAAGGTGTACATAAACCTACGTCATATGGAAGTTGAGAAAATCAATTTGATAGAAATAAAGCTGCAAATGTTTCTAAAGCGCTGACAACCTATTCTGGTTTGAGAAAGCTAAGATTCTCTTGTTTTGCTTCAACTCATAAGCTGATCCCTAAACCAGCTATATGTTGCCAACCATGTAACTTAAGAAGTTGTATATCTTTAGCAGCAGATACCAAACCACCTTTACAACAGATTAAATAAGGGGTCAAAAATCCTATTTAATCAATTAACCTGAAGCAAAGTATCCTCTATGGTCAAAATTTTCTGGAAAAGGAATTATGAAAAGATAATTCAGCTTCTGCTTATTAGATTCAAAATCTAGTAAAATTAACTGGATAAAGCATCCAACTACCTTATAGAAGGAACTGGTGGACGTGTGGGGCCATATAAGGTCATCAAACTCATCCACTACAAACACCACAGCACCTTAATCGATTAGGTTGTGACGTTAGATGACCCCCACATAAACTAAGGCGTATGGAGCCCACAGGGCAAACTCAAAAATGAGTATGAGATCCTTAAAACATTTAAATGTGACTGCAAGCTTTTCAGGCTACGTGTAGAGCAGGTGAAAGATATTATGATTTCATGTCTTAGGTTACCACATATTGACTCTATCTAAAACCAAAACTTCTAGTAAATTAAGAAATAATCTGCACCAAGCCATTAAGTTTAGAAAGTCCGAAGGAATCCAAAAGTAAGGCACCTACCTGACCATGCACATCACCACAAACAGTGAAATGCTTTCCCTCAGCTATTGACACATCAACCAATGAAGGCAAAGCACGCAACATTTCTCTTGTTTGCAATACAATTTGGTACGCATACCTGAGAACACGGTAGAGAACATTCAGATTCACATTCACAGGAAGCACCAGCAACAGTAGTTTTCAAAATTAACAATCCCCAAACTCCCTTTTGCTTATTGTACCACTTCAGACTGTTGATGattttttacaattctacccCCCATGGTTCAAAGGCAAGTCCACATTAATTCAGCAGGTAGAGAATATACAACTAAAAGAAGATTAAAACATCCATGTGAAACAGACAAAAATACAGCTCCCTAGTAGTTTTCTTTGGTATCCTGTCGCTTACTTCATCAGCAAAGCATGTCTCATCTTTTCTGGAACGCCATCATCAGATATCCACAGTAACTGTAACAAAGAACACTAGTTAATGTGCTTGGCAACCAAGAACTTCCACCCGAATTATGGAAAGACAGCAGCCAAAGGACCAAAGATCTATGCCAAAAAAAGTCATTCCATGAttggaaaacaaactaaaaaactCGTGAGACAAGTACAACTAGCATATCCCAAGCGGATTGCAAATACTTGTTGTTTGCATGCTTATGATGTGCGAAATTCATCAGAGACCTGAATTAAACGCAATAATTTATACATGTTATGCCAGTAAAGAACCAAAATTTGCAAATGAGTTAACAGATACATGGTACcctgaaataaaaaattaaaaaactccaATTTCATATTGTTAATTCAATCAATCACAAAAGAAAGATATCTAACCTTGTTCCCATCCTCAAACAAGAGGTATTCTATCTCACTTGTATAATAGTCAATCAATTTAAGCATaacaaatcaaacaaacaagTACGTCTTTCAGACAAACAGATAAACAAATCAACATATCATTTAGACAATAAATTGGGTGACTTTGAAATCAAACCACGAAATTAACCCCATTAATTACATATATCAGTAGCAACTAGTCAGAAAACCCAAACCTTTTAGGGTTCAATAATTGAATATTGTTCAATTTCAATGATGTCATCGTCAAATTGCACACATGAAAGAAATagaaatcgaaaacaaaagaaagaaaaagaaaaatttagacTGCTTAACAATTAAAAATCGGAATCAAAAATCATTCACTCACCAAAAGGAGTTGATTTCTCCAATTTCTTTGATTCGTTTTTCCAAAACCTAGGGCTAATTTTGCTATGGAAACtgaatttatggatttttatcagAAGAGAAATTGTAATTGAGATCGTGACAAACATCCCACGATCTTTGTGGAGAATATTTTGGGAGGGAAATTTTCGAGCAAAAATCGAACGGGGGGTTAGTGgtgggagagtttgagagattttaatggAGTTAGCAAATCCCCTGTTAGTCGTGAGAGAGTTTGTCAAAATCTTTTTAAATCTCTGTTAATGGTGAGAGATTTATAGGGAGTTTCTAAAACTACCTCAAAAtcccttaaactccctgttagtggtgggagatttgattagaatcttttaaactccctgttagtcgtaaAACACTAGAGTCATAGGGAGTTTATAATTTGGGggagtttcatgatgtttttaTGTTTGGACAAAATCTCTCAAAAACACAAGAGATTTCTGGGGAGTTTGGGTTAAACCCCCCAAATTGCCTAGACTCTCTCACACTCCCTCTAAATTCCTAGAgatttaaatacattaaaatctctcaaactctcccacgactaaccccctggaaAAGAACGTGGGAAATCATGTTCTGAAACTGAAAAGAAAGTGGAGAGAGAGTATGCAGATAAACACGCTAGTGTACTTGACCCACAAAGTGTGCGATAGAATTTGTATCTTGTGTATTTCGCTAGCTAGTGTATTTTAAAACCTGTAACGGTGAATATACGGTTACaaccctgttagagcatagctcggtcgacctcgcatgcgttgctatcgcaagcatgtttgtcaatgttagtgatcaaaattatgagacttgatttctagtctacatagctaagtctcggactatgacaaaaaagtgtaattgagttcaaggacttcatggcgattcatcatacaacgacgaagatctactcaaggaaccgtggaacttcatcaacaaaaaggtatgtggagacttgaacttatctatcactcaaaagtctatctcttctatctcctacttcttatgagacaaaaagtcgtatgctatatagactggatcatacacatttgatatttcgagtcgagtatatctcgcttatgattccgatgaagataggaaatcaagtgtagggattctttgtgaaaacatcgattttgatacttgtagcaatacatatatcaacctcaatgggttcggagaagagggaaacacaatcaagctggaagattcactgaatccgataactggaaaccctatcagtgatgtttcaggatcaactataTGTCTAGTTGCTTGCACATCTCATATGCCTGAATACTATTCAAGATTgatgtgctcgttttgttcgatgaagggacacaaaCTAtccaggtgttacaaatacaagcaccaaataaggcacgccagcaaacttcaacgaagagcagatcgattagcaaggaagctgaaacttgctcagaagaccgaggtatgtaggatcttatcttcgtctaagaagttggtttccaaggatagaataagaccatttgaaaataaaatatggtcaaatcgttttgatagacagagatcagaggagtcctcccatgaggaaaaagatggacaaatcgttgttcatcgcagcacaacttgattgtgttgttgggaaa
This genomic stretch from Papaver somniferum cultivar HN1 chromosome 5, ASM357369v1, whole genome shotgun sequence harbors:
- the LOC113281516 gene encoding serine/threonine-protein phosphatase 5-like isoform X2 encodes the protein MRHALLMKYAYQIVLQTREMLRALPSLVDVSIAEGKHFTVCGDVHGQFYDLLNIFELNGLPSEDNPYLFNGDFVDKGSFSLEVILTLFAFKCMFPSGIHLARGNHESKNMNKIYGFEDS
- the LOC113281516 gene encoding serine/threonine-protein phosphatase 5-like isoform X1 is translated as MRHALLMKYAYQIVLQTREMLRALPSLVDVSIAEGKHFTVCGDVHGQFYDLLNIFELNGLPSEDNPYLFNGDFVDKGSFSLEVILTLFAFKCMFPSGIHLARGNHESKNMNKIYGFEGEVKSKMSEAFIELFAEVFCCLPLAHVLNGKVFIVHGGLFCVYGVKLTDIRKIDRFCEPPEEDS